The Equus przewalskii isolate Varuska chromosome 5, EquPr2, whole genome shotgun sequence genome window below encodes:
- the AQP6 gene encoding aquaporin-6 → MEPGRCCLPKMLPCRFWTAISKALFAEFLATGLYVFFGVGSALRWPSALPSVLQVAITINMATAMAVQVTWKVSGAHVNPAVTLAFLVGSQISLPRAVAYVAAQLAGATVGAALLYGVTPWDIRETLGVNMVRDSISTGQAVAVEVVLTLQMVLCVFASTDSRQASGSPATVIAASMAVGHLIGIYFTGCSMNPARSFGPAVIVGKFTVHWIFWVGPLTGAVLASLIYNFILFPDTKTLAQRLAILKGTAEVEKVAGVEPQKRESESNSRDTEMESVGQMA, encoded by the exons ATGGAGCCAGGCAGATGCTGCTTGCCCAAGATGCTGCCGTGCCGGTTCTGGACGGCCATCAGCAAGGCGCTGTTTGCTGAGTTCCTGGCCACAGGGCTCTACGTGTTCTTTGGCGTGGGCTCAGCTCTGCGCTGGCCCTCAGCACTTCCCTCAGTGCTGCAGGTCGCCATCACCATCAACATGGCCACGGCCATGGCTGTGCAGGTCACTTGGAAGGTCAGCGGGGCCCACGTCAACCCTGCTGTGACGCTGGCTTTCCTCGTGGGCTCCCAGATCTCCCTGCCCCGTGCTGTGGCCTATGTGGCTGCCCAGCTGGCTGGAGCCACAGTGGGAGCTGCTCTGCTTTATGGGGTAACGCCATGGGATATCCGAGAGACCCTTGGGGTCAACATG GTCCGGGACAGCATCTCGACCGGCCAAGCGGTGGCAGTGGAGGTGGTTCTGACCCTGCAGATGGTGCTCTGTGTCTTTGCTTCCACGGACAGCCGTCAGGCCTCAGGGTCCCCGGCCACCGTGATTGCAGCCTCTATGGCAGTGGGCCACCTCATTGGG ATCTACTTCACCGGCTGCTCCATGAACCCAGCCCGCTCCTTTGGTCCTGCCGTCATCGTGGGGAAATTCACAGTCCACTGG ATCTTCTGGGTGGGACCCCTAACAGGGGCTGTCCTGGCTTCACTGATCTACAACTTTATCCTGTTCCCTGACACCAAGACCCTGGCTCAGCGACTGGCCATCCTCAAGGGCACCGCAGAGGTGGAGAAAGTGGCAGGGGTAGAGCCCCAGAAGAGAGAATCTGAGTCCAATTCAAGGGACACTGAAATGGAGAGTGTGGGTCAGATGGCATAG
- the RACGAP1 gene encoding rac GTPase-activating protein 1 isoform X3, producing MNSERQIQLIREMLMCDTSGSIQLSEEQKSALAFLNRGQPSSSNAGNKRLSTIDESGSILSDISFDKTDESLDWDSSLVKTFKLKKREKRRSSSRQFVDGPPGPIKKTRSIESTADQGNESIVAKTTVTVPNDGGPIEAVSTIETVPYWTRSRRKTGALQPWNSESTLSSRQLEPRTETESSSTPQGNGGMRLHDFVSKTVIKPESCVPCGKRIKFGKLSLKCRDCRVVSHPECRDRCPLPCIPTLIGTPVRIGEGMLADYVSQTSPMIPSIVVHCVNEIEQRGLTETGLYRISGCDRTVKELKEKFLRVKTVPLLSKVDDIHAICSLLKDFLRNLKEPLLTFRLNKTFMEAAEITDEDNSIAAMYQAVGELPQANRDTLAFLMIHLQRVAQSPNTKMDVANLAKVFGPTIVAHAVPNPDPVIMLQDIKRQPKVVERLLSLPVEYWSQFMMVEQENIDPMHVIENSNAFSTPQTPDIKVSLLGPVTTPEHQLLKTPSSSSLSQRVRSTLTKNTPRFGSKSKSATNLGRQGNFFASPMLK from the exons GAAAGACAGATTCAGCTGATTCGAGAGATGCTCATGTGTGACACATCTGGCAGCATTCAACTAAGTGAGGAGCAAAAATCAGCTCTGGCTTTTCTCAACAGAGGCCAACCATCCAGCAGCAATGCTGGGAACAAAAG ACTGTCAACCATCGATGAATCTGGTTCCATTTTATCAGATATCAGCTTTGACAAGACTGATGAATCGCTG GATTGGGATTCTTCTTTGGTAAAGACTTTCaaactgaagaagagagaaaagagg CGCTCTAGTAGCCGACAGTTCGTTGACGGTCCCCCTGGACCTATAAAGAAAACTCGTTCCATTGAATCCACAGCAGACCAG GGGAATGAATCCATAGTTGCAAAAACTACAGTGACTGTTCCCAATGATGGCGGGCCCATTGAAGCCGTGTCCACTATTGAGACTGTGCCATACTGGACGAGAAGCCGAAGGAAAACAG GTGCTTTACAGCCATGGAACAGTGAGTCCACCTTGAGCAGCAGGCAGCTGGAGCCAAGAACGGAGACAGAGAGTTCCAGCACTCCTCAGGGTAATGGAGGGATGCGCCTGCATGACTTTGTCTCTAAGACG GTTATTAAACCTGAATCTTGTGTTCCATGTGGAAAGCGGATAAAATTTGGCAAGCTGTCTCTGAAGTGTCGAGACTGTCGTGTGGTCTCTCACCCGGAGTGTCGGGACCGCTGTCCCCTTCCCTGCATTCCCACCCTGATAGGAACCCCCGTCAGGATTGGAGAG GGTATGCTGGCAGATTATGTGTCCCAGACTTCTCCAATGATCCCCTCCATTGTTGTCCACTGTGTAAATGAGATTGAGCAGAGAGGGCTGACTGAG ACAGGCCTATATCGGATCTCAGGCTGTGACCGGACAGTGAAAGAGCTGAAAGAGAAGTTCCTCAGAGTGAAAACTGTGCCTCTCCTCAGCAAAGTGGATGACATCCATGCTATCTGCAGCCTCCTGAAAGACTTCCTTCGAAACCTCAAAGAACCCCTTCTGACCTTTCGGCTAAACAAGACCTTTATGGAAGCGGCAG AAATCACAGATGAGGACAACAGCATAGCTGCCATGTACCAGGCTGTGGGTGAACTGCCCCAGGCCAACAGAGACACATTAGCGTTCCTCATGATTCACTTGCAGAG AGTGGCTCAGAGTCCAAACACTAAAATGGATGTTGCCAATCTGGCTAAAGTCTTTGGCCCTACGATTGTCGCCCATGCTGTGCCCAATCCAGATCCAGTGATAATGTTACAGGATATCAAGCGTCAACCCAAG GTGGTAGAGCGCCTGCTTTCACTGCCAGTGGAATACTGGAGTCAGTTTATGATGGTGGAACAAGAAAACATTGACCCCATGCATGTCATTGAAAACTCAAACGCCTTTTCGACACCACAGACACCAGATATAAAAG TGAGCTTACTGGGGCCTGTGACCACTCCTGAGCATCAGCTTCTCAAGACTCCTTCATCCAGCTCCCTGTCGCAGAGAGTCCGCTCCACCCTCACCAAGAACACTCCCAG aTTTGGGAGCAAAAGCAAGTCTGCTACCAACCTAGGACGACAAGGCAACTTTTTTGCTTCTCCAATGCTCAAGTGA
- the RACGAP1 gene encoding rac GTPase-activating protein 1 isoform X2 — MDTTMLNLRNLFEQLVRRVEILSEGNELQFIQLAKDFEDFRKKWQRTDHELGKYKDLLMKAETERSALDVKLKHARNQVDVEIKRRQRAEADCEKLERQIQLIREMLMCDTSGSIQLSEEQKSALAFLNRGQPSSSNAGNKRLSTIDESGSILSDISFDKTDESLDWDSSLVKTFKLKKREKRRSSSRQFVDGPPGPIKKTRSIESTADQGNESIVAKTTVTVPNDGGPIEAVSTIETVPYWTRSRRKTGALQPWNSESTLSSRQLEPRTETESSSTPQGNGGMRLHDFVSKTVIKPESCVPCGKRIKFGKLSLKCRDCRVVSHPECRDRCPLPCIPTLIGTPVRIGEGMLADYVSQTSPMIPSIVVHCVNEIEQRGLTETGLYRISGCDRTVKELKEKFLRVKTVPLLSKVDDIHAICSLLKDFLRNLKEPLLTFRLNKTFMEAAEITDEDNSIAAMYQAVGELPQANRDTLAFLMIHLQRVAQSPNTKMDVANLAKVFGPTIVAHAVPNPDPVIMLQDIKRQPKVVERLLSLPVEYWSQFMMVEQENIDPMHVIENSNAFSTPQTPDIKVSLLGPVTTPEHQLLKTPSSSSLSQRVRSTLTKNTPRFGSKSKSATNLGRQGNFFASPMLK, encoded by the exons AATTCATCCAGTTGGCAAAGGACTTTGAGGATTTCCGTAAAAAGTGGCAGAGAACAGACCACGAGCTGGGGAAATACAAGGATCTTTTGATGAAAGCAGAGACTGAGCGTAGCGCTCTGGATGTTAAGCTGAAGCATGCACGCAATCAGGTGGACGTAGAGATCAAAAGGAGGCAGCGAGCTGAGGCTGACTGTGAAAAGCTG GAAAGACAGATTCAGCTGATTCGAGAGATGCTCATGTGTGACACATCTGGCAGCATTCAACTAAGTGAGGAGCAAAAATCAGCTCTGGCTTTTCTCAACAGAGGCCAACCATCCAGCAGCAATGCTGGGAACAAAAG ACTGTCAACCATCGATGAATCTGGTTCCATTTTATCAGATATCAGCTTTGACAAGACTGATGAATCGCTG GATTGGGATTCTTCTTTGGTAAAGACTTTCaaactgaagaagagagaaaagagg CGCTCTAGTAGCCGACAGTTCGTTGACGGTCCCCCTGGACCTATAAAGAAAACTCGTTCCATTGAATCCACAGCAGACCAG GGGAATGAATCCATAGTTGCAAAAACTACAGTGACTGTTCCCAATGATGGCGGGCCCATTGAAGCCGTGTCCACTATTGAGACTGTGCCATACTGGACGAGAAGCCGAAGGAAAACAG GTGCTTTACAGCCATGGAACAGTGAGTCCACCTTGAGCAGCAGGCAGCTGGAGCCAAGAACGGAGACAGAGAGTTCCAGCACTCCTCAGGGTAATGGAGGGATGCGCCTGCATGACTTTGTCTCTAAGACG GTTATTAAACCTGAATCTTGTGTTCCATGTGGAAAGCGGATAAAATTTGGCAAGCTGTCTCTGAAGTGTCGAGACTGTCGTGTGGTCTCTCACCCGGAGTGTCGGGACCGCTGTCCCCTTCCCTGCATTCCCACCCTGATAGGAACCCCCGTCAGGATTGGAGAG GGTATGCTGGCAGATTATGTGTCCCAGACTTCTCCAATGATCCCCTCCATTGTTGTCCACTGTGTAAATGAGATTGAGCAGAGAGGGCTGACTGAG ACAGGCCTATATCGGATCTCAGGCTGTGACCGGACAGTGAAAGAGCTGAAAGAGAAGTTCCTCAGAGTGAAAACTGTGCCTCTCCTCAGCAAAGTGGATGACATCCATGCTATCTGCAGCCTCCTGAAAGACTTCCTTCGAAACCTCAAAGAACCCCTTCTGACCTTTCGGCTAAACAAGACCTTTATGGAAGCGGCAG AAATCACAGATGAGGACAACAGCATAGCTGCCATGTACCAGGCTGTGGGTGAACTGCCCCAGGCCAACAGAGACACATTAGCGTTCCTCATGATTCACTTGCAGAG AGTGGCTCAGAGTCCAAACACTAAAATGGATGTTGCCAATCTGGCTAAAGTCTTTGGCCCTACGATTGTCGCCCATGCTGTGCCCAATCCAGATCCAGTGATAATGTTACAGGATATCAAGCGTCAACCCAAG GTGGTAGAGCGCCTGCTTTCACTGCCAGTGGAATACTGGAGTCAGTTTATGATGGTGGAACAAGAAAACATTGACCCCATGCATGTCATTGAAAACTCAAACGCCTTTTCGACACCACAGACACCAGATATAAAAG TGAGCTTACTGGGGCCTGTGACCACTCCTGAGCATCAGCTTCTCAAGACTCCTTCATCCAGCTCCCTGTCGCAGAGAGTCCGCTCCACCCTCACCAAGAACACTCCCAG aTTTGGGAGCAAAAGCAAGTCTGCTACCAACCTAGGACGACAAGGCAACTTTTTTGCTTCTCCAATGCTCAAGTGA
- the RACGAP1 gene encoding rac GTPase-activating protein 1 isoform X1 translates to MVCTKNIGKKNNGLEELEKIKMDTTMLNLRNLFEQLVRRVEILSEGNELQFIQLAKDFEDFRKKWQRTDHELGKYKDLLMKAETERSALDVKLKHARNQVDVEIKRRQRAEADCEKLERQIQLIREMLMCDTSGSIQLSEEQKSALAFLNRGQPSSSNAGNKRLSTIDESGSILSDISFDKTDESLDWDSSLVKTFKLKKREKRRSSSRQFVDGPPGPIKKTRSIESTADQGNESIVAKTTVTVPNDGGPIEAVSTIETVPYWTRSRRKTGALQPWNSESTLSSRQLEPRTETESSSTPQGNGGMRLHDFVSKTVIKPESCVPCGKRIKFGKLSLKCRDCRVVSHPECRDRCPLPCIPTLIGTPVRIGEGMLADYVSQTSPMIPSIVVHCVNEIEQRGLTETGLYRISGCDRTVKELKEKFLRVKTVPLLSKVDDIHAICSLLKDFLRNLKEPLLTFRLNKTFMEAAEITDEDNSIAAMYQAVGELPQANRDTLAFLMIHLQRVAQSPNTKMDVANLAKVFGPTIVAHAVPNPDPVIMLQDIKRQPKVVERLLSLPVEYWSQFMMVEQENIDPMHVIENSNAFSTPQTPDIKVSLLGPVTTPEHQLLKTPSSSSLSQRVRSTLTKNTPRFGSKSKSATNLGRQGNFFASPMLK, encoded by the exons AATTCATCCAGTTGGCAAAGGACTTTGAGGATTTCCGTAAAAAGTGGCAGAGAACAGACCACGAGCTGGGGAAATACAAGGATCTTTTGATGAAAGCAGAGACTGAGCGTAGCGCTCTGGATGTTAAGCTGAAGCATGCACGCAATCAGGTGGACGTAGAGATCAAAAGGAGGCAGCGAGCTGAGGCTGACTGTGAAAAGCTG GAAAGACAGATTCAGCTGATTCGAGAGATGCTCATGTGTGACACATCTGGCAGCATTCAACTAAGTGAGGAGCAAAAATCAGCTCTGGCTTTTCTCAACAGAGGCCAACCATCCAGCAGCAATGCTGGGAACAAAAG ACTGTCAACCATCGATGAATCTGGTTCCATTTTATCAGATATCAGCTTTGACAAGACTGATGAATCGCTG GATTGGGATTCTTCTTTGGTAAAGACTTTCaaactgaagaagagagaaaagagg CGCTCTAGTAGCCGACAGTTCGTTGACGGTCCCCCTGGACCTATAAAGAAAACTCGTTCCATTGAATCCACAGCAGACCAG GGGAATGAATCCATAGTTGCAAAAACTACAGTGACTGTTCCCAATGATGGCGGGCCCATTGAAGCCGTGTCCACTATTGAGACTGTGCCATACTGGACGAGAAGCCGAAGGAAAACAG GTGCTTTACAGCCATGGAACAGTGAGTCCACCTTGAGCAGCAGGCAGCTGGAGCCAAGAACGGAGACAGAGAGTTCCAGCACTCCTCAGGGTAATGGAGGGATGCGCCTGCATGACTTTGTCTCTAAGACG GTTATTAAACCTGAATCTTGTGTTCCATGTGGAAAGCGGATAAAATTTGGCAAGCTGTCTCTGAAGTGTCGAGACTGTCGTGTGGTCTCTCACCCGGAGTGTCGGGACCGCTGTCCCCTTCCCTGCATTCCCACCCTGATAGGAACCCCCGTCAGGATTGGAGAG GGTATGCTGGCAGATTATGTGTCCCAGACTTCTCCAATGATCCCCTCCATTGTTGTCCACTGTGTAAATGAGATTGAGCAGAGAGGGCTGACTGAG ACAGGCCTATATCGGATCTCAGGCTGTGACCGGACAGTGAAAGAGCTGAAAGAGAAGTTCCTCAGAGTGAAAACTGTGCCTCTCCTCAGCAAAGTGGATGACATCCATGCTATCTGCAGCCTCCTGAAAGACTTCCTTCGAAACCTCAAAGAACCCCTTCTGACCTTTCGGCTAAACAAGACCTTTATGGAAGCGGCAG AAATCACAGATGAGGACAACAGCATAGCTGCCATGTACCAGGCTGTGGGTGAACTGCCCCAGGCCAACAGAGACACATTAGCGTTCCTCATGATTCACTTGCAGAG AGTGGCTCAGAGTCCAAACACTAAAATGGATGTTGCCAATCTGGCTAAAGTCTTTGGCCCTACGATTGTCGCCCATGCTGTGCCCAATCCAGATCCAGTGATAATGTTACAGGATATCAAGCGTCAACCCAAG GTGGTAGAGCGCCTGCTTTCACTGCCAGTGGAATACTGGAGTCAGTTTATGATGGTGGAACAAGAAAACATTGACCCCATGCATGTCATTGAAAACTCAAACGCCTTTTCGACACCACAGACACCAGATATAAAAG TGAGCTTACTGGGGCCTGTGACCACTCCTGAGCATCAGCTTCTCAAGACTCCTTCATCCAGCTCCCTGTCGCAGAGAGTCCGCTCCACCCTCACCAAGAACACTCCCAG aTTTGGGAGCAAAAGCAAGTCTGCTACCAACCTAGGACGACAAGGCAACTTTTTTGCTTCTCCAATGCTCAAGTGA